The Grimontia kaedaensis genome has a window encoding:
- a CDS encoding DUF3450 domain-containing protein: MNAVKRFGAATLLSLPLFAHATDIDKAAAIETQTVKAAAVSQQRINVSDEQAQSTKAEIERLQREIENLTLYRNHLKSLVENQEQEQASLNQQLTDIDQTRQGIVPLMYRMIDDLDIWVNQDLPIKPEQRQSRVDGLKTLMTRADVADAEKFRRILEAYQIELDYGAKLGVYQETLTLENVDREVDVLHLGRLSLVAKSLNGDAFWFYDKSAAKWLPVDKRAHEAIQQAFDVANKKQPPTLMSLPLSISMAKGAAQ; the protein is encoded by the coding sequence ATGAATGCTGTAAAGCGCTTCGGCGCTGCAACCCTATTAAGCCTGCCTTTATTCGCGCACGCGACGGACATTGATAAAGCGGCTGCTATCGAGACCCAAACGGTGAAAGCGGCAGCGGTATCGCAACAACGTATTAATGTTAGCGACGAGCAAGCCCAATCCACCAAAGCGGAAATCGAAAGGCTGCAACGCGAAATCGAAAACCTCACGCTTTACCGCAATCACCTTAAATCTCTGGTAGAGAATCAAGAGCAGGAGCAGGCTAGCCTGAACCAGCAATTGACGGACATTGATCAAACACGCCAGGGAATCGTGCCTTTGATGTACCGGATGATTGATGATCTCGATATCTGGGTAAACCAAGATCTCCCCATTAAACCTGAACAGCGTCAGAGCCGTGTTGATGGTTTGAAGACTTTGATGACACGCGCTGATGTGGCAGATGCGGAAAAATTCCGCCGGATTCTGGAAGCCTATCAAATCGAGCTTGATTACGGTGCCAAGCTTGGCGTTTATCAGGAAACCCTGACACTTGAAAATGTCGATCGAGAAGTCGATGTGCTGCACCTCGGTCGCCTTTCTCTGGTAGCAAAAAGCCTGAATGGTGATGCCTTCTGGTTTTATGACAAGTCTGCGGCGAAATGGCTGCCAGTTGATAAGCGTGCTCATGAAGCGATACAGCAAGCGTTTGATGTGGCGAATAAGAAACAGCCTCCAACATTGATGTCGCTGCCACTTTCTATTTCCATGGCAAAAGGAGCAGCGCAATGA
- a CDS encoding sterol desaturase family protein, translated as MDTGWESLTLLFLSPIFLLCMIFEFRILKKQGEKDYSLKELFCNFSLAGLHQGADIIATLLLMPFFLWLFQFRLFDITLTPFTLFAVFILQDFFYYWFHRASHHVHWLWASHIAHHSSERMNFTTAFRQSLTYPISGMWLFWTPLVLIGFPPKLVILVVALNLGFQFFVHTRVVGKLGWIEKVFNTPSHHRVHHARNPEYIDHNFAGVLIIWDKMFGTFVEERQDINIDYGIPKPINSWNPFVATFHQWKTMLTLALSPGVPFKRRIAYLFGAPKIADNAEFEGK; from the coding sequence ATGGATACTGGTTGGGAGTCACTCACACTGCTATTCCTTTCCCCGATTTTTCTGCTGTGCATGATTTTCGAATTCCGGATCTTGAAAAAGCAGGGAGAGAAGGATTACTCGCTAAAAGAACTGTTCTGTAACTTCAGCCTTGCCGGTCTTCACCAAGGGGCAGATATTATTGCAACATTGCTCTTGATGCCTTTCTTCCTTTGGCTATTTCAGTTCCGTCTTTTTGATATCACGCTGACCCCCTTCACCCTGTTTGCTGTTTTCATCCTGCAGGATTTCTTTTACTACTGGTTTCACCGCGCTTCTCACCACGTTCACTGGCTCTGGGCATCACATATCGCCCATCACAGCTCAGAACGCATGAACTTTACCACTGCCTTCCGCCAAAGCCTGACCTATCCAATTTCCGGCATGTGGCTGTTCTGGACCCCACTGGTTTTAATAGGTTTCCCACCTAAGCTGGTGATTCTGGTTGTCGCGCTTAACCTCGGATTTCAGTTTTTTGTTCATACCCGGGTGGTTGGCAAACTTGGCTGGATTGAAAAAGTGTTCAACACGCCATCTCACCACCGCGTGCATCATGCGAGAAATCCAGAGTACATCGACCATAACTTTGCGGGCGTTTTGATTATCTGGGACAAGATGTTTGGCACTTTTGTGGAAGAAAGGCAGGACATAAACATTGATTACGGCATCCCAAAACCGATCAATAGTTGGAACCCGTTCGTCGCTACGTTTCATCAGTGGAAGACGATGCTCACATTGGCGTTGTCACCGGGTGTGCCTTTCAAAAGGCGAATAGCCTATCTTTTCGGAGCGCCAAAAATAGCGGATAACGCTGAATTTGAGGGGAAGTAA
- a CDS encoding RidA family protein, with protein MTIKRYGVEGGTGTGGQHLPFARAVEAGGFLYVSGQTPMTDGEVVEGGIVDQSRLAIQNCVDIMEEAGYGLEDVVHVKVVLTDSRYFQSFNKVFKEFFGANPPARICLVADLVVDVKVEVDVTCYRDDRR; from the coding sequence ATGACGATTAAACGCTATGGCGTAGAAGGTGGCACTGGCACTGGTGGACAACATTTACCCTTTGCACGCGCGGTAGAAGCGGGCGGATTTTTGTATGTGTCCGGGCAGACGCCAATGACTGATGGCGAAGTTGTTGAGGGCGGGATCGTTGACCAAAGCCGTCTGGCGATTCAGAACTGTGTCGATATCATGGAAGAAGCAGGCTATGGCCTTGAGGATGTGGTACACGTCAAAGTGGTGCTGACGGATTCCCGTTATTTCCAGTCATTCAACAAAGTGTTCAAAGAATTCTTTGGTGCCAATCCACCAGCACGGATTTGTTTGGTCGCGGATCTGGTGGTGGATGTGAAAGTGGAAGTGGACGTGACCTGTTACCGCGACGACCGTCGATAA
- a CDS encoding N-acyl-D-amino-acid deacylase family protein, translating into MDFDFVVSRVNLIDGSGKPAFEADVAVKGDRIVAIGNPGSLCAEKEINGKGLVLAPGFIDVHTHDDTNVIRHPECLPKISQGVTTVLVGNCGISASPALLKSDPPDPMNLLGKRSDFDYPSFAEYVHAVEKAQPSVNVAALVGHTTLRNNVMDDLHRAATELEVQKMQRTLRDALEQGALGLSSGLAYASANSAPTEELKTLTAELRAFNGIYTTHLRSEFEPILEAMEEAFDTASHAKVPVVISHLKCAGAGNWGRTKDVIALMDTTAAKQDIGCDCYPYTASSSTLDLKQVTDDIEIFITWSEPHPEQAGKTLKTIAEDWSLPLMDAAKKLQPAGAVYHCMADEDVERVLQYRLTMIGSDGLPNDPHPHPRLWGAFPRVLGHYSREQKLLSLEVAVHKMTGLSASRFNLKDRGVIREGALADLVLFNPETIRDSATFEMPTQAAQGIIRVWVNGTETWTEQGATRQRAGRFLRRNGERK; encoded by the coding sequence ATGGACTTCGATTTTGTGGTAAGTCGCGTAAATCTAATAGACGGTTCGGGTAAGCCAGCCTTTGAGGCTGATGTGGCAGTGAAGGGCGATCGGATAGTAGCCATTGGCAACCCGGGTTCCCTCTGCGCTGAGAAAGAAATAAACGGGAAGGGTCTGGTGCTGGCTCCCGGTTTTATTGATGTTCACACTCACGATGACACCAATGTAATACGCCACCCCGAATGCCTGCCAAAGATCAGCCAAGGGGTTACGACAGTACTGGTCGGTAACTGCGGGATCAGCGCATCCCCTGCTTTGCTTAAAAGCGATCCGCCAGATCCGATGAACCTGTTGGGTAAGCGCAGCGATTTTGATTACCCAAGCTTTGCGGAATATGTGCATGCGGTGGAAAAAGCGCAGCCTTCGGTCAATGTTGCAGCGCTGGTGGGTCACACTACCCTTCGCAACAATGTGATGGACGACTTGCACCGCGCTGCAACTGAGCTTGAAGTTCAGAAGATGCAACGCACCTTGCGTGATGCATTGGAACAAGGCGCTTTGGGATTAAGTTCAGGATTAGCCTATGCCTCTGCAAACAGTGCACCGACGGAAGAACTGAAAACGCTGACGGCAGAATTGAGGGCATTTAATGGGATTTACACCACCCATCTTCGCAGCGAATTCGAACCTATTTTGGAAGCGATGGAAGAAGCGTTTGATACTGCTTCCCATGCCAAGGTTCCGGTTGTTATTTCGCATCTGAAATGCGCAGGTGCGGGCAATTGGGGACGTACAAAAGACGTGATCGCTCTGATGGATACGACAGCGGCTAAACAGGATATAGGCTGCGATTGTTATCCCTACACAGCAAGCTCTTCCACGCTGGACTTGAAGCAGGTGACCGATGACATTGAGATCTTTATTACGTGGTCGGAGCCGCATCCAGAACAGGCGGGTAAAACGCTAAAAACGATTGCAGAAGACTGGAGCCTGCCGTTGATGGATGCGGCCAAAAAGCTGCAACCCGCAGGCGCTGTTTATCACTGCATGGCAGATGAGGACGTAGAACGGGTATTGCAGTACCGCCTTACCATGATTGGTTCCGATGGTTTACCGAATGATCCCCATCCTCACCCCAGACTTTGGGGGGCCTTTCCTCGTGTGCTTGGGCATTATTCAAGAGAGCAAAAACTGCTCAGCCTTGAAGTCGCAGTGCACAAAATGACAGGGCTTTCGGCTTCAAGATTCAACCTAAAAGACCGCGGTGTTATCCGCGAAGGCGCATTGGCGGACTTGGTGTTGTTTAACCCTGAAACCATTAGAGACAGCGCTACGTTTGAAATGCCGACGCAAGCGGCACAGGGCATTATTCGCGTTTGGGTGAATGGCACCGAAACATGGACAGAACAAGGGGCGACACGTCAACGGGCAGGTCGCTTTTTACGAAGAAACGGAGAACGGAAATGA
- a CDS encoding amino acid deaminase, whose amino-acid sequence MSHYAQQPIDNYQVSLQKNFPPGTKGVWAEQKDNGRYSLIEEEISLPAAVILQSAVESNIRWMQAFANQHQVKLCPHGKTSMTPYLFKRQLEQGAWGMTIATPAHAEIAAMAGAQNIIMANQLVGKTNMAEVARLQSCFDVNFYCSVDSTLNVEQLSNFFAERGQQVKVFIELGVAGGRCGVRGIEAATELAKRIHQLPGTALAGVEVYEGVISGDDAEARVRAFIAETAEFAKSLKDQGLIDTKDAIVTGAGSAWYDVVAETFSQYNDLLPVIRPGCYLTHDTGIYDVAQKKVMDRAEKNKGVACRLGGDLKNALEVWACVVSTPEPGKAVIGMGKRDASYDAGLPVAERGFRNGSAIDIDGLIATAVMDQHTFVDVPANCDLQVGDVIAFSTSHPCLTFDKWRYIALADDNFTVEHWLPTQF is encoded by the coding sequence ATGAGTCACTATGCGCAACAACCTATTGATAACTATCAAGTGTCACTCCAAAAAAACTTCCCGCCGGGTACCAAAGGGGTTTGGGCTGAGCAGAAAGATAACGGGCGCTACAGCCTGATCGAAGAGGAAATCAGTTTACCCGCTGCAGTGATACTGCAAAGTGCCGTAGAAAGTAATATCCGGTGGATGCAAGCGTTCGCAAATCAACATCAAGTGAAGTTGTGCCCCCACGGCAAAACATCTATGACACCTTACCTTTTCAAACGACAACTTGAACAAGGTGCCTGGGGTATGACAATAGCAACCCCTGCTCATGCCGAGATTGCTGCCATGGCAGGCGCTCAGAACATCATTATGGCAAACCAGCTGGTAGGTAAAACCAACATGGCAGAAGTCGCCAGACTGCAGTCCTGTTTCGATGTGAATTTCTACTGTAGCGTCGATTCCACATTGAATGTGGAGCAGTTATCGAACTTCTTCGCAGAACGTGGCCAGCAAGTGAAGGTATTCATTGAGCTTGGTGTGGCTGGCGGACGGTGTGGGGTGCGGGGAATTGAAGCGGCGACTGAACTTGCTAAACGCATTCACCAATTACCAGGTACTGCCCTTGCAGGTGTCGAAGTCTACGAAGGCGTCATTTCCGGTGACGATGCCGAAGCGCGTGTCCGTGCCTTCATTGCCGAAACGGCTGAATTTGCAAAATCCCTCAAAGACCAGGGGCTGATTGACACCAAAGATGCCATCGTCACTGGTGCAGGTTCGGCTTGGTATGATGTGGTGGCAGAGACCTTCTCCCAATATAATGACTTACTCCCTGTTATCCGCCCCGGCTGTTATCTCACCCATGACACCGGTATTTACGATGTTGCGCAGAAGAAAGTGATGGACCGTGCAGAGAAAAATAAGGGGGTCGCTTGCCGCTTGGGTGGCGATTTGAAGAACGCGCTGGAGGTATGGGCTTGCGTGGTTTCTACACCAGAGCCGGGCAAGGCAGTGATTGGCATGGGCAAACGTGATGCCTCCTATGATGCAGGATTACCTGTTGCAGAACGCGGCTTCAGAAACGGCTCGGCAATCGATATCGACGGGTTGATCGCCACAGCCGTGATGGATCAGCACACCTTTGTCGATGTCCCAGCAAACTGCGATTTACAGGTAGGTGATGTCATCGCCTTTTCAACATCACACCCTTGCCTGACTTTCGATAAGTGGCGCTATATTGCGCTAGCTGATGACAACTTTACTGTAGAGCACTGGTTACCCACCCAATTTTAA
- a CDS encoding molybdopterin-dependent oxidoreductase encodes MKEEDKNAPKGIYEYYEKNPETADDKVFGRVSYPDRRGFLKGAGLATMAAVLGGAIPFHRNMPAGMIPAAFAEGLEDVVIEGKDGLTVLNDRPMNAETPPHLLNDDITPTTRHFIRNNGIPPTSVDADSWTLTIDGLVDKPMTLTIADLKKNFDVVEQQLVVECGGNGRAFFEPKAKGNQWTYGAVACSNWTGVRLADVLKAAGIQDGAVYTAHFSADKHLSGKADKLPISRGLPIAKAMGGENLIAFEQNGEPLHPMNGAPLRLVVPGWPGSCSQKWLTRIQVRDQVHDGPKMTGKAYRVPNRPVAPGEKVAKEDFVIIERMPVKSLITSPQTNTEISGNELMVKGHAWSGDRKVDSVQLSTDFGATWMDADLSDPVNEGAWQTFNAKVQFPQPGYYEVWAKATDDQGVSQPFAIAWNPKGYLNNSFHRVAVVVKG; translated from the coding sequence ATGAAAGAAGAAGACAAAAACGCACCAAAAGGTATCTACGAGTACTACGAAAAAAATCCAGAAACAGCGGATGACAAAGTGTTCGGAAGGGTTAGTTACCCAGACAGACGAGGCTTTTTGAAAGGCGCAGGGTTAGCCACTATGGCAGCCGTGTTGGGAGGAGCTATTCCCTTTCACCGAAATATGCCTGCTGGCATGATTCCCGCCGCTTTTGCAGAAGGCCTTGAAGATGTGGTGATTGAGGGAAAAGACGGTTTGACCGTTTTAAACGACAGACCCATGAATGCAGAAACGCCACCTCACCTTTTGAACGATGACATCACACCCACCACCCGACACTTTATCCGTAACAACGGTATTCCCCCTACAAGTGTCGATGCAGATAGCTGGACACTAACTATTGACGGTCTGGTTGATAAACCGATGACGTTGACCATTGCGGATCTGAAGAAAAACTTCGATGTGGTTGAACAGCAACTCGTTGTGGAGTGCGGCGGTAATGGCCGCGCTTTCTTTGAGCCCAAAGCCAAAGGCAACCAGTGGACTTACGGTGCCGTGGCATGCTCAAACTGGACAGGCGTTAGGCTCGCAGATGTACTTAAGGCAGCGGGTATTCAGGATGGCGCCGTATACACCGCACACTTCAGCGCTGACAAACACCTTTCAGGAAAAGCAGATAAGCTCCCAATATCCCGGGGATTACCCATTGCTAAAGCGATGGGCGGAGAAAATCTGATAGCCTTTGAACAAAATGGCGAACCTCTTCACCCAATGAACGGCGCGCCACTTCGTTTGGTGGTCCCAGGATGGCCAGGTTCCTGTTCACAGAAATGGCTAACTCGCATTCAGGTAAGGGATCAGGTTCATGACGGTCCGAAAATGACGGGCAAGGCCTACCGAGTTCCCAACCGTCCTGTCGCACCGGGCGAGAAAGTGGCGAAAGAAGATTTCGTCATCATTGAGCGCATGCCAGTGAAGTCGCTTATCACATCGCCACAAACCAATACTGAAATCAGTGGTAACGAGTTAATGGTGAAAGGCCACGCCTGGTCAGGAGACCGTAAAGTAGACAGCGTACAGCTCTCCACAGACTTCGGAGCAACATGGATGGATGCGGATCTATCAGATCCAGTAAACGAAGGCGCTTGGCAAACCTTCAATGCTAAGGTGCAATTCCCCCAACCCGGCTACTACGAAGTCTGGGCAAAGGCCACTGATGATCAGGGTGTGAGCCAACCCTTCGCCATTGCATGGAACCCCAAAGGCTATCTCAACAACAGCTTTCACCGTGTTGCGGTTGTCGTGAAGGGGTAA
- a CDS encoding c-type cytochrome, whose protein sequence is MHGFNFIERFTPLSLSLLFFFSNALSANEELIALGEQQALVCKACHQVEPDGVAIVGPPLWGLAERNIASFEGFNYSGGLKQHQGQWDAEKLDAFLQSPATFAPGTNMVFPGIEDPGARAAIIAWLASKNLNPPLWTIASAGAPVKSVGDGILKPGENMALVAAVCSACHSLHLVVQQGLSKDSWDETLEWMVDEQGMDELDPDDHEAVLVYLSTYYGL, encoded by the coding sequence ATGCATGGATTCAACTTCATTGAGCGGTTTACTCCGCTATCTTTATCTTTGCTTTTTTTCTTCAGTAATGCGCTTTCCGCCAATGAAGAATTGATAGCGTTAGGAGAACAGCAAGCTCTGGTTTGCAAAGCCTGTCATCAGGTAGAGCCTGATGGTGTTGCGATTGTCGGCCCGCCCCTTTGGGGGTTGGCGGAACGGAATATCGCCTCTTTTGAAGGGTTCAACTACAGCGGCGGGCTCAAACAACATCAAGGGCAATGGGACGCAGAAAAGCTTGATGCCTTTTTGCAGTCTCCAGCAACATTCGCTCCAGGCACCAATATGGTGTTTCCCGGTATTGAAGACCCTGGTGCAAGGGCTGCCATTATTGCCTGGCTTGCCAGTAAAAATCTGAATCCTCCACTCTGGACGATCGCTTCCGCTGGTGCTCCTGTGAAGTCTGTGGGAGACGGTATTCTCAAGCCCGGAGAAAACATGGCGCTGGTTGCTGCTGTTTGCTCAGCCTGCCACTCGCTTCATCTTGTCGTCCAGCAGGGTTTGAGCAAAGACAGTTGGGATGAAACCCTTGAATGGATGGTGGATGAGCAAGGCATGGACGAATTAGATCCTGATGACCACGAAGCGGTACTGGTTTATCTCTCTACTTACTACGGTTTATAA
- a CDS encoding cytochrome-c peroxidase translates to MEIAANNNSHWAALMLCSSALIGCGGGGGDEVSAQTMQTAEQTELAGIIESLGLAVSPLSDREFPNINDPLPQLGKKLFFSKSLSGDQDVACASCHHPMLGGADGLSLPVGVNAIQPGVMGPGRVDGDNLPDVSRNSPSIFNVALWDTSLFWDSRVESLGKEAGQNGSVSGISTPDSGFGVADTNAGNNLVMAQARFPVTSVEEMKDTTFESGETNNSIRDHLAARIGDYGEGSGELATNEWLTAFQTAFNSSDDVATLITFDNIALALSEYQRSMVFVNSPWQNYLDGDTGALSDDAIEGAILFYTSTDDDGGGCVNCHSGSLLSDGQQHTIGFPQIGPGTGVGNNDDFGRESITGDRDDRYRYRTPSLLNVAVTAPYGHAGAYADLNDVLRHYNNPRNTVDDFFDDNDLCDLPQFENVSGCTSLYPDARQNSFRALNKLDDEQDEGTSLFGNININGNERNQLEAFLNALTDPCIRDRDCMSPWIADEVADNPDDNVLIATDQFGSPL, encoded by the coding sequence ATGGAAATTGCAGCAAATAATAACAGTCATTGGGCTGCACTGATGTTATGTAGTAGTGCGTTGATAGGATGTGGCGGCGGGGGCGGTGATGAAGTCAGTGCCCAAACGATGCAGACCGCAGAACAAACTGAACTGGCGGGGATAATCGAGAGTCTGGGGTTAGCTGTAAGCCCACTGTCGGATAGGGAGTTTCCTAATATCAATGATCCGCTTCCTCAGCTCGGGAAAAAGCTGTTCTTTAGTAAAAGCTTGAGCGGCGATCAGGACGTAGCATGTGCCAGCTGTCACCATCCCATGTTGGGTGGTGCTGATGGACTGAGTCTTCCTGTTGGTGTTAATGCAATACAACCGGGAGTCATGGGACCGGGCCGGGTAGATGGGGATAACCTTCCAGATGTTTCTAGAAATAGCCCAAGCATTTTCAATGTCGCGCTTTGGGATACCAGTTTGTTTTGGGACTCTCGTGTTGAAAGCCTGGGTAAAGAGGCTGGGCAAAATGGTTCAGTCTCTGGCATCAGTACGCCGGATTCCGGTTTTGGTGTTGCAGATACTAATGCGGGTAACAACCTTGTTATGGCACAGGCTAGATTTCCGGTGACATCCGTGGAAGAGATGAAAGACACCACCTTTGAGTCTGGGGAAACCAATAATTCAATTCGCGACCATCTTGCCGCACGGATCGGCGATTATGGCGAAGGTTCTGGCGAACTTGCCACTAATGAATGGTTGACCGCTTTCCAGACAGCATTCAACAGCAGTGATGACGTAGCAACACTGATTACTTTCGACAACATTGCGTTGGCTCTGTCTGAGTATCAACGCTCCATGGTATTTGTGAATTCGCCCTGGCAGAACTACCTAGATGGAGATACCGGCGCGTTAAGTGATGATGCCATTGAAGGAGCCATTCTGTTTTATACCTCAACAGACGACGATGGCGGAGGCTGTGTAAACTGCCACAGTGGATCGCTGTTGAGTGATGGTCAACAGCATACTATTGGCTTTCCACAAATTGGCCCGGGCACAGGAGTGGGGAATAATGACGATTTTGGTCGTGAGTCCATCACTGGAGATCGTGACGACAGGTATCGCTACCGTACCCCCTCATTGTTAAACGTCGCAGTGACCGCGCCTTATGGTCATGCTGGCGCGTATGCTGATTTGAATGATGTGCTTCGTCACTACAATAACCCCAGAAATACCGTCGACGACTTTTTTGATGACAATGACTTGTGCGACTTACCGCAGTTTGAAAATGTATCGGGGTGCACCAGTCTCTACCCCGATGCGCGTCAGAATTCGTTCCGTGCACTGAACAAGTTGGATGATGAGCAGGACGAAGGCACGTCGCTTTTTGGCAATATCAATATTAACGGCAATGAGAGAAACCAACTCGAAGCATTTCTGAATGCGCTGACCGATCCCTGCATCAGGGACAGGGACTGTATGAGCCCATGGATTGCTGATGAAGTGGCTGATAACCCCGATGATAATGTATTGATTGCGACTGACCAGTTCGGCTCACCACTATAG
- a CDS encoding ATP-binding protein translates to MSLFVRLWLSFLITLGGILMLLYIAIQWSFDQGLIRYINQREAVVFQTLADNIKRFHELNGNLSLIEEETYYWRQLLESSKQGETLTDELMASWVMIMLFEPDKAHQPPPRKREFGSKPPPSHERKRGRPPHPQDHLRVSLLNEDRVPVKGPYKKDFSTLPITIDGTLIAYLAWPPSKVPEASYDVAFAESQKHAFLLLALVALLLGAIAALFLSRAFIRPVTQIASTTGEIVKGNYSARTKVYGKDEVAKLAADINTLAATLESAESARKEWLASTAHELRTPLSIIKGEFEAIIDGIRPANQKTLASIEEEIVHLQKLIEDLYELTNADIGAYRYKMSDLDISELVEEICQRRALQMQKLGLNLEWEVGYDAIWIDGDDTRIQQLIENLLRNSEKYTDSPGTVRLSLARKSNLVNLIVEDSAPGVPDESLPRLFEKLYRVESSRNREKGGSGLGLAIVQKIAEAHAGSIQASHSPLGGLRIIVNLPNAFNTGKEHG, encoded by the coding sequence ATGTCACTGTTTGTCCGCTTATGGCTTAGTTTTCTTATTACGTTGGGCGGGATTCTCATGCTGCTCTACATTGCTATTCAATGGAGCTTCGACCAAGGTTTAATCCGCTATATTAATCAACGTGAAGCCGTCGTTTTCCAAACATTAGCGGACAACATCAAGCGCTTCCATGAGTTAAATGGCAACCTATCCCTCATTGAGGAAGAAACCTATTACTGGCGACAACTTTTGGAGAGTTCAAAGCAAGGTGAAACCCTCACCGATGAGTTGATGGCCAGCTGGGTGATGATCATGCTTTTTGAGCCAGATAAAGCGCACCAGCCGCCACCAAGGAAAAGAGAGTTTGGCAGCAAACCACCTCCATCTCACGAGAGGAAGCGGGGTCGCCCTCCTCACCCACAAGATCATCTCCGCGTTTCTCTACTCAACGAAGATCGTGTACCCGTTAAAGGACCTTATAAAAAAGATTTCTCAACATTACCCATCACTATCGATGGAACCCTTATCGCTTACCTTGCCTGGCCGCCATCCAAGGTACCGGAAGCTTCTTATGACGTAGCCTTCGCAGAAAGCCAGAAACATGCATTTCTTTTGTTAGCTTTGGTTGCGCTTTTGTTGGGTGCCATTGCTGCTCTGTTCTTATCGAGAGCTTTCATCCGGCCTGTCACCCAAATCGCCTCAACCACAGGGGAGATAGTAAAAGGTAACTATTCGGCCCGCACGAAGGTTTACGGAAAAGACGAAGTGGCCAAGTTAGCGGCTGACATTAATACGCTCGCAGCCACACTAGAGTCTGCAGAAAGTGCCCGCAAAGAATGGCTAGCCAGCACAGCCCATGAACTCAGGACACCTCTTTCCATCATCAAAGGAGAGTTCGAAGCAATCATTGACGGAATTCGACCTGCTAACCAAAAAACGTTAGCCTCCATTGAAGAAGAGATCGTTCATCTACAGAAATTGATCGAGGATTTGTATGAGCTGACAAACGCGGATATAGGCGCGTATCGCTATAAAATGTCTGACTTGGATATCAGCGAGCTGGTGGAAGAAATCTGTCAGCGACGCGCGCTTCAAATGCAAAAGCTTGGGCTAAATCTGGAATGGGAAGTAGGCTATGACGCTATCTGGATTGACGGTGACGACACTCGAATACAACAGCTTATTGAGAACCTGCTGAGAAACAGCGAGAAATATACCGATTCTCCGGGCACTGTTCGATTATCTCTGGCGAGAAAAAGTAACCTAGTTAATCTGATCGTCGAAGACTCTGCACCCGGCGTACCAGATGAATCGTTACCCCGTTTGTTCGAAAAGCTCTATCGGGTAGAAAGCTCAAGAAATCGGGAAAAAGGCGGTTCAGGTCTGGGTCTCGCTATCGTGCAGAAAATTGCCGAAGCACATGCCGGAAGTATTCAGGCCAGCCACTCACCATTAGGTGGGCTAAGGATTATCGTGAACTTACCCAATGCCTTTAACACAGGAAAAGAGCATGGCTAA
- a CDS encoding response regulator: MAKILVVEDEPKISQLITDYLVQAGHDVTQQFTGAEAVGWEQIHRPDMILLDLMLPEKDGLTVCREIRQQSDVPIIMITAKVEEIDRLLGLELGADDYICKPFSPREVVARVKTVLRRLGNQTNQQETQNNLELDESRYIVTFKQQEVALTAIEFNLLNLLYSDPGRVFSRQQLIDNIYQDHRVVSERTVDSHIKKLRKKLNAISPKDEVVQSVYSVGYKLVL; the protein is encoded by the coding sequence ATGGCTAAGATACTTGTTGTTGAAGACGAACCTAAAATTTCTCAACTGATCACAGACTATCTCGTTCAAGCAGGGCATGACGTTACCCAACAGTTTACTGGTGCTGAAGCAGTAGGTTGGGAACAAATCCATCGACCCGACATGATTTTGTTAGATCTGATGTTACCGGAGAAAGACGGACTGACAGTATGCCGTGAAATCCGACAGCAAAGTGATGTTCCCATTATCATGATTACCGCGAAAGTCGAAGAGATTGATCGATTACTCGGATTGGAGTTGGGGGCCGATGACTATATCTGTAAACCTTTCTCCCCCCGAGAGGTGGTTGCCAGAGTAAAAACCGTGCTTCGTCGCCTTGGAAATCAGACCAACCAACAAGAAACCCAAAATAATCTCGAGCTGGACGAGTCGCGTTACATAGTGACGTTCAAACAACAGGAAGTGGCATTAACTGCCATCGAGTTTAACCTGTTGAATCTTCTATACAGCGACCCTGGACGGGTATTTTCGCGACAACAACTTATCGATAATATTTATCAAGATCATAGAGTTGTCAGCGAAAGAACCGTCGATAGTCATATCAAAAAGCTGCGAAAAAAGCTCAATGCGATTAGCCCTAAAGACGAGGTTGTTCAATCCGTCTACAGCGTCGGTTACAAGCTGGTACTTTAA